The following proteins are encoded in a genomic region of Tenacibaculum sp. 190524A05c:
- a CDS encoding glycogen/starch synthase: MKDKRILYVSSEVIPYLPETELSSTAFNVAKFAHSKGVQTRIFMPRFGVINERRHQLHEVIRLSGMNLIINDMDMPLIIKVASIPKERMQVYFIDNDEYFKRKAIYTDEDDKLFNDNDERMIFFAKGVVETVKKLNWAPDIIHVHGWMASLLPLYLKEYYKEEPLFTDSKIVTSLYSNEFQGELNSELINKVKFDKIDNSSIAHLETPTQENILRNAVLNSDAVIKGSNEYSPEFEQFINDSGVMVLDYQSEEYLTEAYLDFYKENVLELQDS; this comes from the coding sequence ATGAAGGATAAGAGAATATTGTACGTTTCTTCGGAAGTTATTCCTTACTTACCAGAAACAGAATTATCATCTACCGCATTCAATGTTGCAAAATTTGCACATTCTAAAGGAGTTCAAACCAGAATCTTTATGCCACGTTTCGGCGTGATTAATGAAAGAAGACATCAGTTACATGAAGTAATTAGATTGTCTGGAATGAATTTGATTATCAACGACATGGATATGCCATTAATTATTAAAGTAGCTTCTATTCCAAAAGAAAGAATGCAAGTTTACTTTATTGATAATGATGAGTATTTCAAAAGAAAAGCGATATACACGGACGAAGACGATAAACTATTCAATGACAACGATGAAAGAATGATTTTCTTTGCAAAAGGAGTTGTTGAAACAGTAAAAAAATTAAACTGGGCACCAGATATTATTCATGTTCATGGATGGATGGCTTCTTTACTTCCTTTATATTTAAAAGAATACTACAAAGAAGAGCCTTTATTTACTGACAGTAAAATTGTTACTTCGTTATACAGCAATGAATTCCAAGGTGAATTAAATAGCGAATTAATCAACAAGGTTAAATTTGATAAAATTGATAATAGCAGTATTGCTCATTTAGAAACACCAACTCAAGAAAACATTTTGAGAAATGCGGTTTTAAATTCTGATGCTGTTATTAAAGGAAGTAACGAATATTCTCCAGAATTTGAACAATTCATTAATGATAGTGGCGTTATGGTACTAGACTACCAATCTGAAGAGTATTTAACTGAAGCATATTTAGACTTCTACAAAGAGAATGTTCTTGAGCTTCAAGATTCTTAA
- the panD gene encoding aspartate 1-decarboxylase yields MLVQVVKSKIHRVKVTGADLNYIGSITIDEDLMDAAGIIEGERVQIVNNNNGERLETYAIPGPRKSGEITLNGAAARRVQKGDVLILIVYGFLDIEEARKFKPQLVFPNEETNLLE; encoded by the coding sequence ATGTTAGTACAAGTAGTAAAATCAAAAATTCACCGAGTAAAAGTTACTGGTGCAGATTTAAATTATATTGGAAGTATTACCATTGATGAAGATTTAATGGATGCGGCCGGAATTATTGAGGGAGAAAGAGTTCAAATTGTAAACAATAACAATGGAGAGCGTTTAGAAACTTACGCGATTCCTGGACCAAGAAAAAGTGGAGAAATAACATTAAACGGAGCAGCGGCAAGAAGAGTTCAAAAAGGTGACGTATTAATTTTAATCGTTTATGGATTTTTGGATATCGAAGAAGCAAGAAAGTTTAAACCTCAATTAGTTTTTCCAAATGAAGAAACTAATTTACTAGAATAA
- the panC gene encoding pantoate--beta-alanine ligase, whose amino-acid sequence MKIFKSKSDLKIYLAEEKKKGNRIGFVPTMGALHEGHISLVEKAIRKTDTTVVSIFVNPTQFDNKEDLDKYPKTFENDVALLESVNCDVLFYPSVDEIYDENVIAEKFDFDGLEHQMEGKFRDGHFDGVGTIVKALFEIVEPDVAYFGKKDFQQLQIIKKLVEKYNIPVKIKGMPIFREKDGLAMSSRNARLTKEHREAAPFIHKILKKARKKTGTKNAKEIIEWVENQFKQNPLLELEYFTIAEEKTLISAEKFEPKKRYRAFIAVFAGKIRLIDNVRFKNN is encoded by the coding sequence ATGAAAATATTCAAGTCAAAATCCGATTTAAAAATCTATTTAGCGGAAGAAAAAAAGAAAGGAAATAGAATCGGATTTGTACCTACGATGGGTGCTTTGCATGAGGGACATATTTCTTTGGTAGAGAAAGCTATACGTAAGACAGATACTACAGTTGTCAGCATTTTTGTAAACCCTACACAGTTCGATAATAAGGAAGATTTAGATAAATATCCGAAAACGTTTGAGAACGATGTTGCTTTATTAGAAAGTGTGAATTGTGATGTGTTGTTTTATCCTTCAGTTGATGAAATTTACGATGAGAATGTAATCGCAGAAAAGTTTGATTTTGATGGTTTAGAGCATCAAATGGAAGGAAAGTTTAGAGATGGACATTTTGATGGTGTGGGAACAATTGTAAAAGCTTTGTTTGAAATTGTAGAACCAGATGTTGCCTATTTTGGAAAGAAAGATTTTCAGCAATTACAGATCATTAAAAAATTGGTTGAGAAATATAATATTCCTGTTAAAATAAAAGGAATGCCAATTTTTAGGGAAAAAGATGGTTTAGCAATGAGTTCTAGGAATGCTAGGCTAACAAAAGAACACAGAGAAGCAGCACCGTTTATCCATAAAATTCTTAAGAAAGCAAGAAAAAAAACTGGCACAAAAAATGCTAAAGAAATTATAGAATGGGTAGAAAATCAATTTAAACAAAATCCGCTTTTAGAGTTAGAATACTTCACCATAGCAGAAGAAAAAACTTTAATATCTGCAGAAAAGTTCGAGCCTAAGAAGAGATATAGAGCTTTCATAGCAGTTTTTGCAGGTAAAATTCGTTTGATTGACAATGTCCGATTCAAAAACAATTAA
- a CDS encoding DUF1501 domain-containing protein, with translation MKRRNFIKRTSLATGGMFFVPQFLKAFEHGLPELNNYKKLVIIQLKGGNDGLNTIVPFRNDIYYQNRQRIGIQKSELLNLNSELGFHKSLLPLKRLFDNGYVSIINNVGYPNPNRSHFRSTDIWQTASDSNQYLQSGWVGRFLDETNAKPYRAIEVDESLSLILKGNNQNGLAITNPKLFHRLLNQPFFDNVFNKYSNDSHLSEHNLGYLYNTMIDAKSSAAYIYEKTKTSSSSVDYPKNAFGKQLKTISEFISSGIDTQIYYAGLTGFDTHANQTNRQSRLLKVYAESIEAFVKDLEKNNQFKDTLILTFSEFGRRVKQNGSNGTDHGTANNVFVIGKDLKKNGIYNALPNLDDLDNNGDLKFSIDFREVYATLLDKWLGIDNNKILNKKFSNLDFI, from the coding sequence ATGAAAAGAAGAAATTTTATAAAAAGAACATCTTTAGCGACAGGAGGAATGTTTTTTGTTCCTCAGTTTTTAAAAGCTTTTGAACATGGTTTACCTGAACTTAATAATTACAAAAAACTTGTTATTATTCAATTAAAAGGAGGAAATGATGGATTGAATACTATTGTTCCTTTTAGAAATGATATTTACTATCAAAATCGTCAAAGAATTGGGATTCAAAAAAGCGAATTACTAAACCTTAACAGTGAACTGGGTTTTCATAAAAGTTTATTACCTCTAAAACGATTATTTGATAATGGTTATGTGAGTATTATTAATAATGTTGGTTATCCTAATCCGAATCGTTCACATTTTAGATCAACAGATATCTGGCAGACTGCAAGTGATAGCAATCAATATTTACAATCAGGTTGGGTTGGTCGATTTTTAGATGAAACAAACGCTAAACCCTACAGAGCAATTGAAGTAGATGAAAGTTTATCATTAATACTTAAAGGGAATAATCAAAATGGATTGGCAATTACAAATCCAAAACTATTTCATCGTTTGTTAAATCAGCCGTTTTTCGATAATGTGTTTAACAAATATTCGAACGATTCACATTTAAGTGAACACAATCTTGGTTACTTATACAATACCATGATCGATGCGAAATCATCAGCAGCTTATATTTACGAGAAAACGAAAACAAGTTCATCTAGTGTAGACTATCCAAAAAACGCTTTTGGAAAGCAATTAAAAACCATTTCTGAATTTATTTCTTCAGGAATTGATACACAAATTTATTACGCTGGATTAACTGGTTTTGACACACATGCCAATCAAACAAACAGGCAATCAAGATTATTAAAAGTTTATGCTGAAAGTATAGAGGCATTTGTAAAAGATTTAGAGAAAAACAATCAATTTAAAGACACTTTAATTCTCACCTTTTCTGAATTTGGAAGGCGTGTAAAACAAAATGGTTCCAACGGAACAGATCATGGAACAGCTAATAATGTATTCGTTATTGGTAAAGATTTAAAGAAAAATGGAATATATAATGCACTACCTAATCTTGATGACTTAGATAATAACGGAGATTTAAAATTTTCTATAGATTTTAGAGAAGTTTATGCGACACTACTTGATAAGTGGTTAGGTATAGATAATAATAAGATTCTAAATAAAAAGTTCTCTAATCTTGATTTTATTTAA
- the radA gene encoding DNA repair protein RadA — MAKTKTTYFCQNCGAQHAKWVGQCPNCKEWNTVVEEVVQKEEKRNWKSPSNSQKIVSKPLKIQEIELNTEERIHTRNNELDTVLGGGLVKGSVVLLGGEPGIGKSTLLLQIALQITEKVLYVSGEESQSQIKMRAERLANQNSNCLVLTETNTQQIFRNVEEVEPDVLVIDSIQTLYTNNIEASPGSISQIKETSAELIKFAKETNTPVLLIGHINKEGNIAGPKILEHMVDVVLQFEGDRNHTYRILRSQKNRFGSTAELGIYEMLSDGLREVTNPSEILISKKDTDLSGTAIASTLEGVRPLMIEIQALVSTAVYGTPQRSTTGYNLKRLHMILAVLEKRAGFKLGAKDVFLNVTGGIYIDDPAIDLAVVAAILSSNQDIAINPDVCFAAEVGLAGEIRPVPKIDQRIVEAEKLGYKTFVTSKYNKITSKNHSIKLILVGKIEEAFATLFA; from the coding sequence ATGGCTAAAACAAAAACAACGTATTTCTGTCAAAATTGTGGAGCACAACATGCTAAATGGGTTGGACAATGTCCGAATTGTAAAGAATGGAATACAGTTGTTGAAGAAGTAGTTCAAAAAGAAGAAAAACGAAACTGGAAATCACCATCTAATTCTCAAAAAATAGTGAGTAAACCGCTGAAGATTCAAGAAATTGAATTGAATACAGAGGAGAGAATTCATACTAGAAACAATGAACTTGATACTGTTTTAGGAGGTGGATTGGTAAAAGGATCAGTTGTGTTATTAGGAGGTGAACCAGGAATTGGTAAGTCTACACTGTTACTTCAGATTGCATTACAGATTACTGAGAAAGTATTATACGTTTCAGGTGAGGAGAGTCAATCTCAAATTAAAATGAGAGCAGAACGTTTGGCAAATCAAAATTCAAATTGCTTAGTTCTTACAGAAACAAATACGCAACAAATTTTTAGAAATGTTGAAGAGGTGGAACCAGATGTTTTGGTTATTGATTCCATTCAAACATTATATACAAACAATATTGAAGCTTCTCCTGGAAGCATTTCCCAGATTAAAGAAACGTCCGCAGAACTTATAAAATTTGCCAAAGAAACCAATACACCAGTTTTATTAATTGGGCATATAAATAAGGAAGGAAACATTGCCGGGCCAAAAATCTTAGAACACATGGTGGATGTAGTTCTTCAATTTGAAGGAGATAGAAATCATACCTATCGAATATTAAGATCTCAAAAAAACAGATTTGGTTCAACGGCAGAATTAGGAATTTATGAAATGTTATCTGATGGTTTACGAGAAGTTACCAATCCATCTGAAATTCTAATTTCTAAAAAAGACACTGATCTAAGTGGAACTGCAATTGCGTCAACTTTAGAAGGAGTTCGTCCGTTAATGATAGAAATACAAGCGTTAGTAAGCACTGCGGTATACGGAACGCCACAACGTTCTACAACAGGTTATAATCTAAAGCGATTGCACATGATTTTAGCTGTTTTGGAAAAACGAGCAGGTTTTAAACTAGGTGCTAAAGATGTATTTTTAAATGTAACTGGTGGAATTTATATTGACGATCCGGCTATTGATTTAGCAGTTGTAGCGGCAATTTTATCTTCTAATCAGGATATTGCTATAAATCCTGATGTTTGTTTTGCGGCTGAAGTTGGTTTAGCAGGAGAAATTCGTCCGGTTCCAAAGATTGATCAACGAATTGTAGAAGCTGAAAAACTGGGATATAAAACTTTTGTAACATCTAAATACAATAAAATTACCTCAAAAAATCATTCTATTAAGCTAATTTTAGTTGGTAAAATAGAAGAAGCTTTTGCAACTTTATTTGCTTAA
- the glmS gene encoding glutamine--fructose-6-phosphate transaminase (isomerizing) codes for MCGITGYIGDRDAYPIVINGLKRLEYRGYDSAGIMMYDGESMNLSKTKGKVSDLEVITNNQETRKKGKIGIGHTRWATHGVPNDVNSHPHFSESGDLVIVHNGIIENYDTIKKELISRGYKFQSDTDTEVLVNLIEEVKKTEGCKLGKAVQLALTNVIGAYAIAVFDKTKPNELVVARLGSPIAIGVGKDNEEFFVASDASPFIEFTKDALYLEDGELAIIKKGRKVKVRKIDNDKPVDPDIQELKLSLDQIEKGGYDHFMLKEIYEQPKAIIDTYRGRMLANEGIIRMAGVDDNISKFLNADRIIIIACGTSWHAGLVGEYLIEDMARIPVEVEYASEFRYRNPIITPKDVVIAISQSGETADTLAAIKLAKSKGAFVFGVCNVVGSSIARETHAGAYTHAGPEIGVASTKAFTTQITVLTLLSLKLAQAKGTLSKTAVNTYLQTMQQVPNQVEKLLKIDPIVKEIAYHYKDATNCLYLGRGFNFPVALEGALKLKEISYIHAEGYPAAEMKHGPIALIDENMPVFVIATRKGHYEKVVSNIQEIKSRSGKIIAIVTEGDETVKEIADHVIEIPETEEALTPLLTTIPLQLLSYHIAVMLGKNVDQPRNLAKSVTVE; via the coding sequence ATGTGTGGAATCACAGGTTATATTGGTGATAGAGATGCGTATCCTATTGTAATAAACGGTCTTAAAAGATTAGAATACAGAGGATATGATAGCGCTGGTATTATGATGTATGACGGAGAATCTATGAATCTTTCCAAAACAAAAGGAAAGGTATCTGATTTAGAAGTTATCACTAACAATCAAGAAACAAGAAAGAAAGGAAAAATAGGAATTGGACATACAAGGTGGGCTACACATGGTGTTCCTAACGATGTAAACTCTCATCCTCATTTCTCTGAATCAGGAGATTTAGTAATTGTACATAATGGAATCATTGAGAATTATGATACCATTAAAAAAGAATTAATTTCTCGTGGTTACAAATTCCAGAGTGATACAGATACTGAGGTTTTAGTGAACTTAATAGAAGAAGTTAAAAAAACTGAAGGATGTAAATTAGGTAAAGCTGTTCAATTAGCATTAACTAATGTTATTGGAGCTTATGCTATCGCTGTTTTTGACAAAACAAAACCAAATGAACTTGTTGTAGCAAGATTAGGAAGTCCTATTGCAATTGGTGTTGGAAAAGACAACGAAGAGTTTTTTGTTGCTTCTGATGCATCTCCTTTTATCGAATTTACAAAAGATGCTTTATACCTTGAGGATGGAGAATTAGCTATCATCAAAAAAGGTAGAAAAGTAAAAGTTAGAAAAATTGATAACGACAAACCTGTTGATCCAGATATTCAAGAACTTAAATTAAGTTTAGATCAAATTGAAAAAGGTGGATACGACCACTTTATGTTAAAAGAGATTTACGAACAACCAAAAGCTATAATTGATACATACAGAGGGCGTATGTTAGCCAATGAAGGTATTATTAGAATGGCTGGAGTTGATGATAACATTAGTAAATTCCTAAATGCTGATCGAATCATTATTATTGCTTGTGGTACTTCTTGGCATGCAGGTTTAGTAGGTGAATACTTAATTGAGGATATGGCGCGTATTCCAGTTGAAGTTGAATATGCATCGGAATTCAGATATAGAAACCCAATTATTACTCCAAAAGACGTAGTAATCGCTATCTCTCAATCTGGAGAAACAGCTGATACTTTAGCTGCTATTAAATTAGCTAAATCAAAAGGAGCTTTTGTATTTGGAGTTTGTAATGTAGTAGGATCTTCTATAGCAAGAGAAACACACGCTGGTGCGTATACTCATGCTGGACCAGAAATTGGTGTTGCTTCTACAAAAGCATTTACTACCCAAATTACAGTATTAACTTTACTATCTTTAAAATTAGCTCAAGCGAAAGGAACATTATCTAAAACTGCTGTAAATACTTATTTACAAACTATGCAGCAAGTTCCTAATCAGGTTGAAAAATTATTAAAAATAGACCCTATTGTAAAGGAAATTGCATATCACTATAAAGACGCTACTAACTGTCTTTATCTTGGTAGAGGATTTAATTTCCCTGTAGCTTTAGAAGGAGCTTTAAAACTTAAGGAGATTTCATATATTCATGCTGAGGGTTATCCTGCTGCAGAGATGAAGCACGGACCAATTGCATTAATTGATGAAAATATGCCGGTTTTTGTTATTGCAACGAGAAAAGGACATTATGAAAAAGTAGTTAGTAACATTCAGGAAATCAAATCGAGAAGTGGAAAAATTATAGCGATCGTTACTGAGGGTGACGAAACTGTAAAAGAAATCGCAGACCACGTTATTGAGATTCCTGAAACTGAAGAAGCATTGACTCCTTTATTAACTACAATTCCTTTACAGCTACTATCATACCATATAGCAGTTATGTTAGGAAAGAATGTAGATCAACCAAGAAACTTGGCCAAATCTGTAACAGTAGAATAA
- a CDS encoding lysylphosphatidylglycerol synthase transmembrane domain-containing protein translates to MSLKKIIKTVLPLALGGFLVWYSLSKVSIETLVQYFKNANYWWIALGLFFGVLSHLSRAYRWKFLLEPLGYKPDFGNSTMAVLVAYLVNLTIPRAGEVFRATVMTTYEEIPFEKGFGTIVAERIADLIMMLLIICVTLFVQFDFIYELLMKNFSPSKILILLGGLVLGILIFVRFVKKASSGLGLKIKNFVTGLVEGAMSIFKMKNKWAFIFHTVFIWLMYVAMFWATIPAIESFNVPFGAVLVGFIAGGFSIAATNGGIGLYPVAVAGAFALFNIPEEPANAFGWIMWTAQTAMIIIFGGLSFLFLPVYNRRKS, encoded by the coding sequence TTGTCGTTAAAAAAAATTATAAAAACAGTATTACCTCTCGCTTTGGGAGGTTTTTTAGTTTGGTATTCTCTGTCAAAAGTTTCGATTGAAACCTTAGTACAATATTTTAAGAATGCTAATTATTGGTGGATAGCTTTAGGTTTATTCTTTGGTGTTTTAAGTCATTTGTCACGTGCTTATCGCTGGAAGTTTTTATTGGAGCCTCTAGGTTATAAACCAGATTTCGGAAATAGTACAATGGCAGTGCTTGTTGCTTATCTTGTGAATTTAACGATTCCAAGAGCTGGAGAAGTTTTCAGAGCTACTGTAATGACAACTTATGAGGAGATTCCTTTTGAGAAAGGCTTCGGGACAATTGTTGCAGAACGAATTGCGGATTTAATAATGATGTTATTAATCATCTGCGTTACCCTTTTTGTACAGTTCGATTTCATTTACGAATTGCTTATGAAGAATTTTTCTCCTTCTAAAATTCTTATATTGTTAGGTGGGTTAGTTTTAGGAATCTTAATTTTTGTAAGATTTGTTAAAAAAGCATCTAGCGGTTTGGGTTTAAAAATAAAAAACTTCGTTACTGGACTAGTTGAGGGAGCCATGAGCATCTTCAAAATGAAGAACAAATGGGCGTTCATATTTCATACCGTTTTTATTTGGCTGATGTATGTTGCCATGTTTTGGGCAACAATACCAGCAATAGAAAGTTTTAATGTGCCTTTTGGAGCTGTTTTGGTTGGTTTCATAGCAGGAGGATTTAGTATTGCTGCAACCAATGGAGGAATTGGGTTGTATCCTGTTGCTGTAGCAGGTGCATTCGCTTTATTTAATATTCCAGAAGAGCCAGCGAATGCTTTTGGTTGGATTATGTGGACAGCTCAAACTGCGATGATTATTATTTTCGGAGGATTATCGTTTTTATTTCTACCAGTTTATAATAGACGTAAATCATAA
- a CDS encoding DUF4270 domain-containing protein gives MTKKIVYLSVAVISLLFVISCEKDFREIGGNVISNNQFDTKQITLEVVMTDSIVDAVRADNVGIGSLGEYLLGIYNNPDYEKIEASIISQLALITNPRTAEVTSNDGDDDVDSIYVFNQAVLEIPYTSTALDDEADGKPKFRLDSLLGNSTIPMTLEVHRNGTFLNTLDPNNPSDQNSYMSDADYIETELLNDDPGFTFTPDPTDTLYVLDRELSTGATFKDTIKLTNSIPFLTVPLNKTRMQELFWDKFGDAEFTTQNDFNNYFRGLILKTEGADGSMVPLSLGTNAPRVKFYYTITTLDEGVVKDTIVGNYSFNFAGVTNSKYKMTAPQNPVPSNSIAIQGTAGSMAKLQILNGTELQDLRSQNILITDASLVFNIDASRDTTKVPLRLLLFKNNKGNAEQIEDSYTEPLFYGGGLTDDDEGKPKEYTIRITDYISNLVTGQSDDNLPLVLKVYNNPTDASIINNFIQTEVNTYNWNPRGVTLYNHEATNGENRIKLVISYSEEKDN, from the coding sequence ATGACTAAAAAAATTGTTTATTTAAGTGTAGCTGTAATCTCACTTTTATTTGTGATTTCTTGCGAAAAAGACTTTCGTGAAATTGGAGGTAATGTTATTAGCAACAATCAGTTCGATACAAAACAAATTACACTTGAAGTTGTAATGACTGATAGTATCGTTGACGCTGTTAGAGCTGATAATGTAGGTATTGGTAGTTTAGGAGAATATCTCTTAGGGATTTATAACAATCCTGACTATGAAAAGATAGAAGCTTCAATTATCAGTCAACTTGCACTAATTACAAATCCTAGAACTGCAGAAGTTACTTCAAATGATGGAGATGATGATGTTGATTCAATTTATGTTTTCAATCAAGCGGTTTTAGAAATTCCTTACACTTCAACGGCATTAGATGATGAAGCAGATGGAAAACCTAAATTTAGATTAGATTCTTTATTAGGAAATTCTACTATTCCTATGACTTTAGAAGTTCATAGAAATGGAACTTTCTTAAATACTTTAGATCCTAACAATCCCTCAGATCAAAATAGCTATATGTCTGATGCGGATTATATTGAAACGGAATTATTAAATGATGATCCAGGCTTCACTTTCACACCTGACCCTACCGATACATTATACGTTTTAGATAGAGAATTAAGTACTGGAGCTACTTTTAAAGATACTATTAAATTAACCAATAGTATTCCTTTCTTAACAGTTCCGTTGAACAAAACTAGAATGCAGGAATTATTTTGGGACAAATTCGGCGATGCTGAATTTACTACTCAAAATGATTTTAATAACTATTTCAGAGGATTAATTTTAAAAACAGAAGGAGCGGACGGATCTATGGTTCCATTATCATTGGGAACAAATGCACCACGTGTTAAGTTTTACTATACAATAACTACTTTAGATGAAGGTGTCGTCAAAGATACGATTGTTGGTAATTATTCTTTCAACTTTGCTGGGGTTACTAACAGTAAATACAAAATGACTGCACCTCAAAACCCAGTACCTTCGAATAGTATTGCAATTCAAGGAACTGCTGGTAGTATGGCAAAACTTCAAATTTTAAACGGAACAGAATTACAGGACTTAAGATCCCAAAACATCTTAATTACTGATGCTTCCTTAGTTTTTAACATTGATGCTTCTAGAGACACCACAAAAGTTCCTTTAAGATTATTATTATTTAAAAATAATAAAGGGAATGCAGAACAAATTGAAGATAGCTACACAGAGCCTTTATTCTACGGAGGAGGTTTAACTGATGATGATGAAGGAAAACCTAAAGAATATACTATCAGGATTACGGATTATATATCGAACTTGGTAACTGGACAATCTGATGATAATTTACCACTTGTTCTTAAGGTTTATAATAATCCTACTGATGCCTCTATTATAAATAACTTTATACAAACAGAGGTAAATACTTATAACTGGAACCCAAGAGGAGTTACTTTGTATAATCACGAAGCAACGAATGGTGAAAATAGAATTAAGTTAGTAATATCATACTCAGAAGAAAAAGATAATTAG
- a CDS encoding DUF1800 domain-containing protein, with amino-acid sequence MKNKHILHLYNRIGFGILPNEVEKLNSKTPTEVVNILFESSETITPLYIDTSFLNSVSLKALKNKSKRQELMKMSRKKVRELNLVWMDRLANPKEVLREKMTLFWANHFVCEDKNVLHILQYNNTLRKHALGNFGDFVKAISKEAAMLKYLNNKQNRKNSPNENFARELLELFTLGQGNYSEKDIQESARAFTGYNHRFNGDFILRRRQHDYGEKEFFDQVGSFDGDDIIDIILQQKQCARFICQKMYKYFVNDKIKPNRIEEMTSIFYKDYNIEKLMKYVLTSDWFYDEENIGAKIKSPIELLATIHKTVPFSFQKPKQQLLIQKLLGQILLFPPNVAGWKTGKGWIDSNTMVTRLRLASVLLNNAEISYSEKDDFKAVVNSIKKEKRRKRAFIKTETNWQKFNENYESISNEELFENLILCPITSGTKEIMNQYKDLPKKDFCIQLMSLPEYQLC; translated from the coding sequence ATGAAAAACAAGCATATTCTTCATTTATATAATAGAATTGGGTTTGGAATTCTTCCTAACGAAGTTGAGAAACTCAACTCTAAAACTCCTACTGAAGTTGTCAATATTCTTTTTGAATCTTCAGAAACCATAACTCCGTTGTATATCGACACAAGCTTCTTGAATTCTGTTTCGTTAAAAGCATTGAAAAATAAATCTAAGCGACAAGAGCTAATGAAAATGAGCAGGAAAAAAGTTCGTGAGTTAAACTTAGTTTGGATGGATAGACTCGCAAATCCCAAGGAAGTTTTACGAGAAAAAATGACCTTGTTTTGGGCGAATCATTTTGTTTGTGAAGACAAAAATGTATTACATATTTTACAATACAACAATACGCTAAGAAAACACGCATTGGGAAACTTTGGAGATTTTGTAAAAGCTATTTCCAAAGAAGCGGCAATGCTAAAATATTTAAACAATAAACAGAATAGAAAAAACAGTCCGAACGAAAATTTTGCTCGTGAACTCTTAGAACTTTTCACACTCGGACAAGGAAATTATTCCGAAAAAGATATACAAGAAAGCGCAAGAGCCTTTACAGGTTATAATCACAGATTCAATGGAGATTTTATTCTTAGAAGAAGACAGCATGATTATGGAGAAAAAGAGTTTTTCGATCAAGTAGGTAGTTTTGATGGAGATGATATAATAGACATCATTCTTCAACAAAAACAATGTGCTCGTTTTATTTGCCAAAAGATGTATAAATACTTCGTAAATGACAAAATAAAACCCAATAGAATTGAAGAAATGACTTCCATTTTCTATAAAGATTATAACATTGAAAAACTGATGAAATATGTATTGACCTCAGATTGGTTTTACGATGAAGAAAATATTGGAGCTAAAATAAAGTCTCCGATTGAACTTTTAGCAACTATTCATAAAACAGTTCCTTTTAGTTTTCAAAAACCAAAACAGCAATTACTTATTCAAAAATTACTAGGTCAAATTTTACTTTTCCCTCCAAATGTTGCCGGCTGGAAAACCGGTAAAGGTTGGATTGACAGCAATACTATGGTTACAAGATTAAGATTAGCTTCTGTTCTTTTAAACAATGCGGAGATTAGTTACTCAGAAAAAGACGATTTTAAAGCTGTTGTTAATTCAATTAAAAAAGAAAAAAGAAGAAAAAGAGCCTTTATAAAAACGGAAACAAATTGGCAGAAATTCAATGAAAACTATGAGTCAATTTCAAATGAAGAACTCTTCGAAAATTTAATTCTCTGTCCAATTACTAGTGGAACAAAAGAAATCATGAATCAATATAAAGATTTACCCAAAAAGGATTTCTGCATTCAACTGATGTCTTTACCTGAATACCAACTTTGTTAA